One genomic region from Streptomyces sp. Li-HN-5-11 encodes:
- a CDS encoding CoA transferase produces MTPGLRAEVRPAVATTIAERLLRHTAQALPERAGAGPDPVRLRIEWAGPVATDLPDERAVQAACGLMHVHGRATGGPAPLAVDYASVVTGVLAALGATALRVGRARGLDLREVRTSVAQGALLAVGQYLAAATAGGSGGPPEPPLPPGSARQACGLATLVTSDGVRVEVETLDPDAWREFWIRLGASAAVAGRGWLPFQQRFATAVCPLPDALRQAARRCTLPDLRAAADHSGVSLLVVRSDPAPAVRPEPWELAPWPDPARGRGPYADSAVGVPCPRPARDAALPLTGIRVVESTRRVQGPLAGHILRMLGADVVRIEPPGGDPMRWLPPLAGECSARFLALNAGKPVIEAGLTTAEGRGTVRALTAEADVFLHNWAPGKASRLGLAASDLLPGSPALVYACASGFGDAFGDRPPVGTDYLAQVHSGLAAAVRPAGEPPAPSLMTLTDVLGGLVCAQGVLTALAVREAAHRGSQVHSCLLSAGALVPRPAHRVHWTPLDRPLRTADGHLYLGPRARQRPEAVRHLLDGADTASVRDVAARFARRTTEEWRVRLTEAGLTATPVLTDLSDLPHDAAFRKAVAPPDPAGGYARPYTPWEFA; encoded by the coding sequence GTGACGCCGGGACTGCGGGCCGAGGTCCGGCCGGCCGTCGCCACCACGATCGCGGAGCGTCTGCTGCGGCACACCGCGCAGGCCCTTCCGGAGCGGGCCGGCGCCGGCCCGGACCCGGTGCGGCTCCGCATCGAGTGGGCGGGCCCCGTCGCAACGGACCTGCCGGACGAGCGTGCCGTACAGGCCGCCTGCGGTCTGATGCACGTCCACGGCCGGGCCACGGGCGGGCCCGCCCCGCTGGCAGTCGACTACGCCTCGGTCGTGACGGGGGTGCTCGCCGCCCTGGGCGCCACCGCCCTGCGCGTCGGGCGGGCCCGCGGACTGGACCTGCGCGAGGTGAGGACCTCGGTGGCTCAGGGAGCGCTGCTGGCGGTCGGCCAGTACCTCGCCGCCGCGACGGCCGGGGGGAGCGGTGGCCCGCCCGAACCCCCACTCCCGCCCGGCTCCGCGAGGCAGGCGTGCGGCCTGGCGACCCTGGTCACGTCCGACGGTGTCCGGGTGGAGGTCGAGACCCTCGACCCTGACGCCTGGCGGGAGTTCTGGATCCGGCTCGGTGCGTCGGCCGCCGTCGCGGGCCGCGGCTGGCTGCCCTTCCAGCAACGGTTCGCCACCGCCGTCTGTCCCCTGCCCGACGCGCTGCGGCAGGCCGCACGCCGTTGCACGCTGCCGGATCTGCGCGCCGCCGCAGACCACAGCGGGGTCAGCCTCCTCGTCGTACGTTCCGACCCGGCCCCCGCCGTCCGCCCGGAGCCCTGGGAACTGGCCCCCTGGCCGGATCCGGCACGGGGTCGGGGGCCGTATGCGGACAGCGCCGTCGGCGTCCCCTGCCCGCGCCCGGCCCGCGACGCCGCCCTGCCGCTGACCGGGATTCGGGTCGTGGAGTCCACCCGCAGGGTGCAGGGCCCGCTCGCCGGGCACATCCTGCGGATGCTGGGAGCCGACGTCGTACGGATCGAGCCGCCCGGCGGCGACCCGATGCGCTGGCTCCCCCCGCTGGCGGGAGAGTGCTCGGCCCGGTTCCTGGCGCTCAACGCGGGCAAGCCGGTGATCGAGGCCGGCCTCACCACCGCGGAGGGCCGCGGCACCGTCCGCGCCCTGACCGCCGAAGCCGACGTGTTCCTCCACAACTGGGCCCCCGGGAAAGCCTCCCGTCTCGGTCTGGCCGCCTCCGACCTGCTGCCCGGGAGCCCGGCTCTGGTGTACGCCTGCGCATCCGGCTTCGGCGACGCCTTCGGTGACCGGCCCCCCGTGGGCACCGACTACCTCGCCCAGGTGCACAGCGGACTCGCCGCCGCGGTACGACCGGCCGGCGAGCCCCCGGCCCCGTCCCTGATGACCCTCACCGACGTGCTCGGCGGGCTGGTGTGCGCCCAGGGCGTGCTGACCGCGCTCGCGGTCCGTGAGGCGGCCCACCGGGGCAGCCAGGTCCACTCCTGTCTGCTCTCCGCGGGCGCTCTGGTCCCCCGTCCCGCGCACCGGGTCCACTGGACGCCACTGGACCGGCCGCTGCGCACGGCGGACGGCCACCTGTACCTCGGCCCCCGCGCCCGGCAGCGCCCCGAGGCGGTGCGCCACCTCCTGGACGGCGCCGACACCGCGTCCGTGCGGGATGTCGCGGCCCGCTTCGCCCGCCGTACGACCGAGGAGTGGCGGGTGCGGCTGACCGAGGCCGGGCTGACGGCGACACCCGTGCTGACCGACCTGTCCGACCTGCCCCACGACGCCGCCTTCCGGAAAGCCGTCGCGCCGCCGGACCCCGCCGGCGGGTACGCCCGCCCGTACACACCGTGGGAGTTCGCATGA
- a CDS encoding methyltransferase domain-containing protein: MPQPSADTVSQPSYAREPSRAREGARGVFGNGTAHSRDQHRCLAAAYDQVTLPRLAAAGVGPGWRCLEVGAGGGSIARWLADRVAPGGSVLATDLDPRDLLPGPGLEVAALDVARTPLPEEAYDLVVARLVLQHVPSRDTVLHKLVRALKPGGLLQIDEIDASYEPPLLTPDPRAEALYLRFLEAKTAALRAAGGDPCWARKAPAAMRAAGLTALDVHLHIGVRHAQDPGLGLQLNHTRNLRDRLKEQGMTDDDLDRVRDLMRDPSFRAASSVFYSVQGRRPAEERP; the protein is encoded by the coding sequence GTGCCCCAGCCGTCTGCCGATACCGTGTCTCAGCCGTCCTACGCCCGGGAGCCGTCCCGCGCCCGGGAAGGAGCCCGAGGGGTCTTCGGCAACGGCACCGCGCACAGCCGCGATCAGCACCGCTGCCTGGCCGCCGCGTACGACCAGGTGACCCTGCCCCGGCTGGCCGCCGCCGGCGTCGGTCCGGGGTGGCGCTGTCTGGAGGTCGGTGCCGGCGGTGGGAGCATCGCGCGCTGGCTGGCGGACCGGGTCGCACCGGGCGGCTCCGTGCTCGCCACCGACCTCGACCCCCGCGACCTGCTACCGGGCCCGGGCCTTGAGGTCGCTGCCCTCGACGTGGCCCGCACCCCGCTCCCGGAGGAAGCCTACGACCTGGTGGTGGCTCGCCTGGTCCTGCAGCACGTGCCCTCGCGCGACACCGTCCTGCACAAGCTGGTGCGCGCCCTCAAACCCGGTGGCCTGCTGCAGATCGACGAGATCGACGCCTCCTACGAACCGCCGCTGCTCACCCCGGACCCGCGGGCCGAGGCGCTGTACCTCCGGTTCCTCGAGGCCAAGACGGCGGCGCTGCGCGCCGCGGGCGGCGACCCGTGCTGGGCACGGAAAGCACCGGCCGCCATGAGGGCGGCCGGACTGACCGCCCTGGACGTCCACCTCCACATCGGCGTACGACACGCACAGGACCCCGGCCTGGGGCTCCAGCTGAACCACACCCGCAACCTCCGGGACCGGCTCAAGGAGCAGGGCATGACCGACGACGACCTGGACCGGGTGCGGGATCTGATGCGGGACCCGTCCTTCCGTGCCGCCTCCAGCGTCTTCTACTCCGTACAGGGCCGTCGGCCCGCCGAGGAGCGACCGTGA
- a CDS encoding class I adenylate-forming enzyme family protein, producing MRPDDMGTLFDDAAAGGARTVFHLDRPFDIAPQAGTRWTVAELAALVRATAARLTDAGVRPGDRVAIVKDNHWDHDLLACAAVRVGAVPAQLSARLEASDLLTLLRRLRPTALITTSGVLSRCPDAAAAAHVRITVDTAVPGATHLAALDPCGPGAPVRRHEDEPLVIHHTSGTTGVPKLVVHSTRTLVHKLARLEAVRYPGIGLRRDDVLCNAGAYAHGRTFCWTAVVMSLAPAMIVVLTGDDPDTADPLLRAYPPTVVEALPATYVRLRPLTARLDNPFRRVRLYISTYDAMHPPALRAYLTASRRAHPLWMQGWGQTETGPLTFRFHTRSSALAPDAASSTRRLGRPVPGRTRLRVVDPDTLRPVPRGRPGLVLVRTPALALGYVGEQERWEAKRVGDWWSTGDVGVHHRDGGVSVLDREADTLPGMSCLRTEDLLEQRLPQALECVIVGTPDGDPLPAVVTTDGRLDPDDWKQAVQGLPAMRQPAVLTWDEVPRTGTGKVRRAALARHLIGTAVTGTGRWT from the coding sequence GTGCGACCCGATGACATGGGCACCTTGTTCGACGACGCGGCGGCGGGCGGCGCCCGGACCGTGTTCCACCTGGACCGGCCGTTCGACATCGCCCCGCAGGCGGGCACCCGGTGGACCGTCGCGGAGCTCGCCGCCCTGGTCCGCGCCACCGCCGCCCGGCTCACCGACGCCGGGGTCCGGCCCGGGGACCGCGTGGCCATCGTGAAGGACAACCACTGGGACCACGACCTGCTCGCCTGCGCCGCCGTCCGTGTCGGTGCCGTGCCCGCGCAGCTGTCCGCCCGACTGGAGGCCTCGGACCTCCTCACCCTGCTGCGGCGGCTGCGGCCGACCGCGCTGATCACCACCTCCGGGGTGCTGTCCCGCTGCCCGGACGCCGCCGCGGCGGCCCACGTCCGCATCACCGTCGACACCGCTGTGCCCGGCGCGACCCACCTCGCCGCACTGGACCCCTGCGGCCCCGGTGCGCCGGTACGGCGCCACGAGGACGAGCCCTTGGTCATCCACCACACCTCGGGGACGACCGGCGTGCCCAAACTGGTGGTCCACTCCACGCGGACACTCGTGCACAAGCTGGCCCGCCTGGAGGCGGTGCGCTACCCGGGCATCGGCCTGCGCCGGGACGACGTCCTGTGCAACGCCGGCGCGTACGCGCACGGGCGCACCTTCTGCTGGACGGCGGTGGTGATGTCGCTCGCGCCCGCCATGATCGTGGTCCTCACCGGCGACGACCCGGACACCGCCGACCCGTTGCTGCGGGCGTACCCGCCCACCGTGGTGGAGGCGCTGCCCGCCACCTACGTCCGGCTGCGGCCGCTCACCGCACGGCTGGACAACCCGTTCCGGCGCGTCCGCCTGTACATCAGCACCTACGACGCGATGCATCCGCCCGCGCTGCGCGCATACCTGACCGCCAGCCGCCGCGCCCACCCGCTGTGGATGCAGGGCTGGGGCCAGACCGAGACCGGACCGCTGACGTTCCGCTTCCACACGCGGAGCTCCGCGCTCGCACCGGACGCCGCGTCCTCGACGCGCCGGCTGGGCCGTCCGGTGCCGGGCCGGACCCGGCTGCGCGTGGTGGACCCGGACACGCTGCGCCCGGTGCCGCGCGGCCGTCCGGGTCTGGTCCTGGTCCGCACACCGGCCCTCGCGCTGGGCTACGTCGGTGAACAGGAACGCTGGGAGGCCAAGCGTGTCGGCGACTGGTGGTCCACGGGTGATGTGGGGGTGCACCACCGCGACGGCGGCGTCAGCGTCCTGGACCGCGAGGCCGACACCCTGCCCGGAATGAGCTGCCTGCGTACCGAGGACCTGCTGGAGCAGCGGCTGCCACAGGCTCTGGAATGCGTGATCGTCGGCACCCCGGACGGCGATCCGCTGCCGGCCGTGGTCACCACCGACGGCCGGCTGGATCCGGATGACTGGAAACAGGCCGTCCAGGGGCTGCCGGCGATGCGTCAGCCCGCGGTCCTGACCTGGGACGAGGTCCCTCGCACCGGCACCGGCAAGGTTCGCCGTGCCGCCCTGGCCCGGCACCTCATCGGCACCGCGGTCACCGGCACCGGCCGCTGGACCTGA